DNA from Podarcis muralis chromosome 13, rPodMur119.hap1.1, whole genome shotgun sequence:
TTCAGTACAAAGAGAAAGATTTCCTGATACAACTGAAAGAGAAAGAAGTAGTGTGGTAGCTTCCTTTCCCTAGGCACCAAAGTCTGAGACACAACGATGAACCAGTCAAGAGTAAGTGCATTCCTTCTACACGGATTCCCTGATATttgggaggtgcaggtatttcaCATCAACCTTTTTGTCATAATATATTTGGTGGCCCTCACAGAAAATATTATGATCATCACAGTCATCTTCTACAGTCATCAGCTTCATACACCCATGTACTTCTTTCTGGCCAACCTGTCATTGCAAGACATTGGCTCCATATCAGTTACAGTTCCCAAGTCCATTTCAAATTCCTTGATGAAGACCCAAACCATCTCTTACTCTGGATGTGTCTGTCAAGtattcttccttgttttcttcaTGTTGTCTCATTATCTCCTCCTTGTTGTTATGGCATATGATCGCTATGTTGCCATCTGCAATCCACTGCATTATGAGACTATCATGAACAAGAAAGCTTGCATTCAGATGGCAACCAGTGCATGGATTGGTGGACTTTTCTATGCAACAATGTACACCGGAACAACATTCAGAGTTGAGTTCTGTTCTAATGTCATCAGTCAGTTTTTCTGTGAAATCCCACAGCTACTGAAGATCTCTTGCTCTGACTCGGATATCACTGTGATTTGGGTTCTGACTTTTGGAGCTTGTTTAGCTTTCATCTCCTTTGCTCTTATTGCTTTTTCTTATGTTCAGATCTTCAGAGCAGTCCTGAAAATCCCATCCAGTCACGGGAAGCAAAAAGTCTTCTCAACTTGTTTACCTCATCTTATTGTTATCTCCCTGTTCTTGGTAAGTGGTAACTTTGTCTATTTCAGACCAACCTCCAGCTCCCCATCAGCATTTGACCTCTTGGTTTCTTCATTCTATTGCATGGTGCCACCAGTAATGAACCCACTCATTTATAGCATAAGAAACAAGGAACTCAAAATGGCATTCTGGACGTTTCTGACCAATATTTCCCACCAATTCTTAGACAAAAAGCATTCTCCAATTTAGGTAACTGTTTCAATTGTCTAGATGGCTTGCATAAGTTTTGTCCcgtcctatgttgttgttgtttttactcagAAGTGGACATCACTGCATTGAATGGGAATTAATATCAGAAAAGTGTACCTTGGATTGTAGGGTTACATTGCATGTTTACTTCATCTAAATAGATCTTTAGTCCAGGGGTGAATATCTGTGCCTTTCTGCAACATCCATCTCCCTATGTCCTAGCCACACATGCTGGAGCTGATAGTAATTAGGGTGTTGAAGATTCTTCAAGGTTGTTTTGTATAGCACTGCAATTTCCTATTGAAACCTGGAGGACCTAAAACCTATGTGACACTGATGATCGTACTGAATTCCCTAGTAAGAACATGTGAAAACCTTCCACCTTAATCGCCACCAAAGCTTCTATTTATtaatatttgaattaatttttacTTCTTGGAGATTATAAAAAACATAGTTATAAAAACATAGTTTTATTCAACTGACCTTACCTATATACCTATTTCTTGCAGGTAccatagattttcacttgtttttAATCAATCATTTGTGTCTAGATGCTATAAACTTGCATATATGACAGGTAAGGTGGAAGATGGCTTTGATGCAGCCACAACTTCCCCTTTATAAAGGAATGGGAGCATGTGACTGGATGACACCTGCCACAGTCTAAGTAAATCAAGAGATAGTGCAACCTGCAGTAATACCCCTAATGAAGATGGGAGGATTTTTTACTGGGATCCTTTAGATCCTCAATTGTGGGGGGCAAACGCAGCTCTTCAGGCCTCTCTACTTGCCTTTtgagactgtccatgggccacaCATCCTCACCAACCAAATCCCTTCTCCAACCCTGTTTCACACCCTTTTTGAGTGttttccctggctggaatgtgcccttgagctctgataatgtCTTTTTTGTATGGATGGGGGTATACAGAGCGGTGTgagagtgtgtagaaactagcctactttacaggggtaaaattcacattcactGCCATATCcagttttgtctctggccccatccagcagtggcatgtggcccttgaagtTTGCCATTGATTTAATGTGGTGcttggctgaaaaatgttcctcatccctgctttagGCCCAAGCATCCTCATGTACTGGATGTGACagattctttttttctctcccccatttGCCATATTGCTCCCAGTCTATCAGAATTTAGTTGGGAAGTGGAGTTGCACTGAAAATCCTCACCACTTACATCACATGTGCTGGATTGCCCCTCCTGTCAGCCACATGTAAATATGAATATTGTAGGAAGGAAACCTTCATATCTACAGCTCCCTCTCAGCTGAAGCTTACAAGTGGATATAAGGGACGAAAGTTAGTTGATATGTGCAATGTTTGGGGCTGGCTTAAGTGGAACCCCACATCCATATTTACAGACCGTTTGAGTGTTCTGTCTGTATAGGACTCAGGTATGACAAGCCAACAGACCCTCACGCAGCATGCTGAACTTTAGATAGCTGAACTTTAGATATGCTGAACTTTAAATAGCAAGGGGAGAATAAGAATAAACATCTCAGCTGTTTATTTATGtgcatatttatatattgctATTCATTCAAAATAACAGAGTGGTTCAcaaaaatatgcataaaaaccatacaataaaaaccacatagATATGTTAAAATCAGAAGTCAGCTATTATGGAATGATATATCCTTCATTGCCAGCATTAACCTGATGGAACAGAAAAGTTTCCAGCAGAAATTTAAAAGCTGAAACACAATGTGTCCACTGTATCTATATTGGCACTGTCTTCCAttaaaggctcagtttcttgttGAAAGGAGCACTTCAGCAATCTCTTGAAGAAAGATTATGACAATATTTTGTtttcttgctaattatgctgtttgAAATGTGCAGTTTATATTTGATTccttttaataatgttttcttttgaaatgtttaagataatgTTTACTATGCTATGTTTAATGGTCATTGTATTTGTTCAAAAACAAAAAGTTGTAAAAAAAGAAGCATTGCCTTTTAAATTCAGGGTCCTTTCACTGTGCAACCCCACCCCAGCACCTAGCATTGGAAAAGAGGTTCTTTTTTCTGCTCCCACTGTGATGTAAATGTAGCTGAACTGAACAAATTTAACTTCCACTGATGAGAACAAAAGGAAGGTCTGGTGACTGGGTTCAGCCTTTTGTAGgccagatgtcagggactgggcagaggaggaatggtggagactgcctccccagcctgtcCCTTctagagaagaag
Protein-coding regions in this window:
- the LOC114583039 gene encoding olfactory receptor 14A16-like; translated protein: MNQSRVSAFLLHGFPDIWEVQVFHINLFVIIYLVALTENIMIITVIFYSHQLHTPMYFFLANLSLQDIGSISVTVPKSISNSLMKTQTISYSGCVCQVFFLVFFMLSHYLLLVVMAYDRYVAICNPLHYETIMNKKACIQMATSAWIGGLFYATMYTGTTFRVEFCSNVISQFFCEIPQLLKISCSDSDITVIWVLTFGACLAFISFALIAFSYVQIFRAVLKIPSSHGKQKVFSTCLPHLIVISLFLVSGNFVYFRPTSSSPSAFDLLVSSFYCMVPPVMNPLIYSIRNKELKMAFWTFLTNISHQFLDKKHSPI